The region TTCATAACTGCTTCATTTGCTCCACCGTGAAGTGGTCCTTTTAAAGCACCAATTGCAGCAGTTACTCCAGAATACACATCGGATAACGTAGCTACACAAACACGTGCAGTAAATGTTGAAGCATTTAATTCGTGGTCAGCATGTAAAACTAAAGCTTTATCAAAAGCTTCTATTGCAATTTCACTAGGCTCTTGGCCAGTTAACATATATATGAAATTAGCAGCAAAGCCTAAATCTGTACGTGGTGCGATTGGCTCTAAGCCTTTTCTCACTCGTGAAAAAGCAGTCACTAGTGATGGAATCTTTGCTTGTAGGCGGATCGCTTTTTGATAATTTGAAGCCTCGTCCATATTGTCTGCCTCTTCATCATATAAACCTAATAAAGACACAGCTGAGCGAAGTGCTGCCATTGGATGGACTTTGTCGATTGGGTAAGTTTTAAAATGATTTAATACTTCTTGTGGTAAACTTGCATTTTCGGCTAGTTGTTGCTTTAATTCTGCAAGCTCATTTTGAGTTGGTAATTTACGGTGCCATAATAAGTAAATAACTTCTTCGAAACTTGCATTATCTGCAAGGTCATCAATGTTATACCCAACATAAGTTAGGGTATCATCGATAATAGAACTGATAGAAGATGTAGTTGCTACAATCCCTTCTAGACCGCGTGTTGCTGTCATAAAAACCTCTCCTTTTTTTAAAAATCTCCCCATTACCCCAGTATTGATTTGGACTTTATCCAAGTGAGCGCTTGTTCAATATAACACATTACATAACTTCATTTTTTAAAAAGTAAATGCTTACAATTACAAGCGTCCATTAAGTGTACACCACAAAAAAGTAGGTGACATCTAGTATAGGATAAAATTGCATATAAATGCTCTATGTAGGAAGGATGCAATCTTATCTATTATTATACCTAATTATCAGATTTTTGTGAATCACAACAGGTATAGTAAGACCATAAATATTATAACACAAAAATATTATGTGAAAAAATTATAAAGCCTCATTGCTAAGTAGGCTATTCCAGCACCGATTAAGGGCCCTACTGCAACCCCTTTAAATAAAGCTACTGCAATAATAGTTCCAAATACAAGAGCAGTGGTAATGTGTGGATCATCTGCAAGGAGATGAATTCCTCCTTTAGCAATCAATGCCACGGCAATACCAGATGCTAGTGCTATCCAAGCATATGGTGATTTCACTGCATCACCAAGTTGTTTAAAACCTATTTCTCCAGTCGCAATTGGTACTAAAACAGCTAGAGTAATTAGTGTAATCCCCCAATTTATGCCTTTACCTTGGATATGCGGAAAAAATTTAGAATCCAATCCAGTCCACTTTAATACCAGAAGTACCGCTACTGCTATTATTAGTGATTGGTTTTTCCCGACCACACCTATTGCTAACAAGACAAGCAAAAATAAGGTAGCTTGATTAAACAAGTTACTCATCCTTCCTATTTTACAACTACTATATCGTACCATATAAAAATATTTTCTACCATGATATAAGTCACTAATTAAGGGTTTGTACTTTCCATAAATTATATAAGAATGTAAAATAAGGATATTACCCTAAGACAGGAGGTTTTCTATTTGACTATCCAGCATTTATATAGTGTATTACGATTCCTGTTGGTTCTTGCAATCGTTGTAATTGGTCTCATCACAATATATTTATTATCAACTGTTACTTATCCTTTTATTATTGCGCTTGTTATTGCTTTTATTATTAATCCATTGGTTAATTTTCTTCAATACAAAGGGAAAATGCCTAGAACCTTAGCTGTTTTTATAGCACTTATACTGGTCTTTGCTATAGTTGCAGGTTTATTAACCTTATTGATTGCTGAGATTATTTCAGGTGCAAACTATTTAGCTAATGTAGTTCCTTCCCATTTTGAGAAGCTAGTAGTATATATAGAAGAAATAATTACCGCTCAGGTAATTCCTATGTATAATCAGCTTACTAATCTATTTAATAATTTGGAAAGCGGGCAGCAAAATACCATCATTGAAAATATTCAAAATGTCGGGACAACAGTTGCCACAAATGTTGGGCAATTTATTCAAACAATCTTACAAAATATTCCTAACTTCTTAGGTTGGCTTCCAAACGCTGCAACAGTACTAATTTTTTCTTTATTAGCTACGTTTTTTATCAGTAAGGATTGGGATCGTCTAGTAGGTATCGGAAGAAAAATACTTCCAGTAAAGGCTCGTACGTCAGGCAAAACCGTTTTTGTTGATCTACAAAAAGCCTTATTTGGATTTATTAAAGCACAAGCTACATTGATTTCTATTACTACGGTTATTGTCTTAATTGGATTACTTGTCTTACGAGTAGATTACGCAATCACCATTGCTTTATTAATCGGTATAGTTGATGTGTTACCATACTTAGGAACAGGGCTAGTCTTTGTACCTTGGATCATCTATTCTGCATTAAGTGGAGATGTACATTTAGCCTTAGGGTTGGGCGTTCTTTATGTAATCGTCATTGTCCAAAGACAAATTATGGAGCCTAAAATTTTATCTTCAAGTATTGGGTTAGACCCATTAGCAACACTCATTTCCTTATTCGTTGGCTTTAAATTATTTGGATTTCTAGGTTTAATTATCGGCCCAGTTTTACTTGTAATCATAAAAACCCTCAGTACTGCTGGGGTATTTAGGGACTTATGGAGCTTTATTATCAACAATAAATCTGCATAAAAAAAGAGGGGATGACTCATTGAGCTTCCCCTCTTTTCTTCATATGTTATCTTCTAATAATGGTAAACTGACCGTTATTTATCATTCTTTGAATAATCCTTCCAATCAATGGCTTTATGGTATTTCTAGTAGGTGGTAACAACAGAAAAAATCCTAATGCATCTGTTATAAAACCGGGAGTTAATAGTAGTGTTCCTCCTATTAAAATACAAATACCATCCATAATAGCATTGGCTGGTGGGTATCCGTAGGATATGTCCTCCTGTGCCTTTTTTAGAACTTCTATTCCTTGTTTTTTTGCTAACCATGCTCCTATTACACCAGTGGCGATTATTAATAGAATGGTTGGCCATACCCCAATTGTATTTCCAGAGAACACAAGTAATCCAATTTCTAATGCCGGAACAATTATAATC is a window of Cytobacillus luteolus DNA encoding:
- the citZ gene encoding citrate synthase → MTATRGLEGIVATTSSISSIIDDTLTYVGYNIDDLADNASFEEVIYLLWHRKLPTQNELAELKQQLAENASLPQEVLNHFKTYPIDKVHPMAALRSAVSLLGLYDEEADNMDEASNYQKAIRLQAKIPSLVTAFSRVRKGLEPIAPRTDLGFAANFIYMLTGQEPSEIAIEAFDKALVLHADHELNASTFTARVCVATLSDVYSGVTAAIGALKGPLHGGANEAVMKMLSEIGEVENVESYIQTKLANKEKIMGFGHRVYQQGDPRAKHLKKMSQKLTTITGETKWYEMSTKIEEIVTSAKPLPPNVDFYSASVYHSLGIDHDLFTPIFAVSRVSGWLAHILEQYDNNRLIRPRAEYTGPGMQTYVPVEQRS
- a CDS encoding DUF441 domain-containing protein, with the protein product MFNQATLFLLVLLAIGVVGKNQSLIIAVAVLLVLKWTGLDSKFFPHIQGKGINWGITLITLAVLVPIATGEIGFKQLGDAVKSPYAWIALASGIAVALIAKGGIHLLADDPHITTALVFGTIIAVALFKGVAVGPLIGAGIAYLAMRLYNFFT
- the ytvI gene encoding sporulation integral membrane protein YtvI, producing the protein MTIQHLYSVLRFLLVLAIVVIGLITIYLLSTVTYPFIIALVIAFIINPLVNFLQYKGKMPRTLAVFIALILVFAIVAGLLTLLIAEIISGANYLANVVPSHFEKLVVYIEEIITAQVIPMYNQLTNLFNNLESGQQNTIIENIQNVGTTVATNVGQFIQTILQNIPNFLGWLPNAATVLIFSLLATFFISKDWDRLVGIGRKILPVKARTSGKTVFVDLQKALFGFIKAQATLISITTVIVLIGLLVLRVDYAITIALLIGIVDVLPYLGTGLVFVPWIIYSALSGDVHLALGLGVLYVIVIVQRQIMEPKILSSSIGLDPLATLISLFVGFKLFGFLGLIIGPVLLVIIKTLSTAGVFRDLWSFIINNKSA
- a CDS encoding FxsA family protein, with protein sequence MFRILFALIIIVPALEIGLLVFSGNTIGVWPTILLIIATGVIGAWLAKKQGIEVLKKAQEDISYGYPPANAIMDGICILIGGTLLLTPGFITDALGFFLLLPPTRNTIKPLIGRIIQRMINNGQFTIIRR